In Camelina sativa cultivar DH55 chromosome 13, Cs, whole genome shotgun sequence, the genomic window GCATCCAACAATCTTCTGAAATTTCTAGAGGAGCTTCCTTTCGAAGAGACAGCTTCGTGTGCTACTtctttaagcttcttagcattaCGTTTCATCTTCTTACCATCATCTTGAACCAAAACACGATCCAGACACTTCTCAAACCCATCTTTTGTGAAGAGTCCATTGGTAATCGTCATTCCAATCTCCCACACAACCTCCACCGCTCTCCCGTTCAATCTCTGATCACCAAAGAAGGGCCTACAAATCATGGGAACACCTCCAGACACACTCTCCAACAccgagttccatccacaatgcGTCACAAACACACCCGTCGCCTCGAGTTTCAGAAGTTCCGCTTGTTGAGCCCATGGAACAACGATCCCTTGCTCTCTCGTCCGATCCAAAAACCCTTTAGGTAAATGAACCATGCTCTTAAGCGACCAAACAAACGGCACTTTACTCGACTCCAATCCTTCTGCTATCGCCGCAACCTCTCCTGGAGGTGGTGTCATCACCGTACCAAAGCTAATGTACGCTACAGAACCAGGGGGTCGCTTCTCCATCCAAGCCAAACAACCGTGAGGATCGTTCACTAATGCCTCCTTTTGCGGTGTGGAAGATAACAACGCGAGAGGACCAATGTTCAGGTAACGTTTGAATTCCGAACCAAGTTTCTCAGTAAATGTAGGATCCAATTCTTCAAAAGAATTGATGAAAACCGCAGTGGCACGAGGTAAAGCACGACCCATTTGGTGCAACAAGTTAGAGAAAACAGAGTCTAAATTCCCAAACGAAACACCTTCGGGTATGTCTTTAACTCTGATCTTCTCCATTCCTGAAATAAACCCTAATGTCTCCTCCATACGTCCACCAACTTCTGTAAATTAATCACTAATCGAGAATTATTACTAGAAATACATATAATGTCtatcctctgtttcctcttttAGCTAAGTTTCCTTTAATcgcatatttatttatttatgagatTTAAggacaaatatttttgtatttgtatatatgtttaccTTTGACGCCGATGGTTTCTCTGATGAGATCTGTGTAGAGATGAGCGGTGAGAGAGGTTGCTCCGGCGGTCCAAAACGCGACCCACGACGCATTCATCTCCGCCGCCATATCAGCCGCGAACCAGAAAAACGCATCAGTCAGCATGCAATTCACTTTCTTACCAGCCTCCTTCTCCGCCGCCGCGATCTCTCTCTTGAAATTCTCCGGCGCCGATTTTACGAACAGCTCGATCGCCTCCTGTGGTTTCCCGGCGAACACGTATCCTTCCGGAACACCGTCGGGAATGTCGTGGACTTGAATGTTCGCCGGAcgatcggaggaggaggagaacaaCGAGGAGTTAGATTGAGCGGTgctgaagaaggagaagacggTGGAGGGAGAGGCGGAGGCGAGACGGCGAGTGACGGAGAGGAGAGGAGCGGCGTGAGTGCCAAAGGGGAAAGCAAGAACTGACACGTGAGAGTCTCTGGCTGGCTCGGAGGGATTGGCCATGGTAGAGTACTTGGTAAGTTAGTAAGTAGTAGTATTTGAAGAGGAGACAAAGGGTAAAGAGAGTGATTAAACAGAGAGGAACACGGGAATGGTTGAGGATGAGCCACCGAGCAAGTATAAAGCTCGTGACCCCCGGTGGTTGGTATTAGTATTATTAGACTACATACgtacctctctctctttctttaccaaattaattattttgaccagtaatacaaagaaaaacccgattatataagttttatttgatatgtTGAGTTACTTGGCTTTGGCTTtggtttttatgttgtttgatcgcttatgtgtttctttgtttaggACGGTCTAATCGTTGGTTTAGGCTAGATGTTTGGATTTAGAGGTCCTTACTTTACGGGTTGGATTTTTCGTGCAATCCGGTATCAGCACTTTTGTGGCCTTTattctttgatttggttgttaGTCTGGTTAACTTGTTCTGCTACGATCGTGGATGGTTCAATTTACCCACTTGTTTGGGTTTCTTCCGGTTTTGCTAGAAGGTTGGTTTAGTCGTCTTCCTTGAGCTAGTGCGTTCATCTCTATCAGGTTCCGCGATTCGTGCTACCTTCTCCGTGGTTCTCTTGTTTAGGCTTAATTGAGACTATTTCATTCGTGGTTCATTCAAGTTCTGTAGATTGTTTTTCTGTATAAGTTTCCCTTGTTTGGGTGTAATTTCCTTCTTTTGGGTTTTAGTTTCTGGAGATATCTTTATTTTCCTCCAGCTTAGTGTTTCAAAACGCATCTCATTCTTGTAGTTCACAATCATATTTTataacgaaaagaaaaaaagttttatttgatttttaccATAAAATTAATTTCAGAATGTATGTTTTCTTATTACAGTCGTTTTTGTCTAAAAGGATTGTTTTGCATTTGTGACACATTTGAGGAGTGAAAATAGGGAAAGAGGGATAGAACTGTTGTGACTtataagatgtatatatatatatatagcttatttaaataaataaaaatcaaaaaaataactattcaCTGCAGATTTCTGTTGGACCGCTGTATATCAGACTTTTCTAGTATGGAAACACGGTCTTGTGTTAATTGTGTCCCAAAATCCgcgaatttttttgtttttttttggaaaacgcaaatttgttttaaatgttttgattgatgaatttaatatatttttgaaaaaggcaACTCAAAAACCGCTTTTTAATGGTTATCATTCATGGCcttgttttctatatttttccttttcaacTGAAGATATgtttcattttataaataatcttatatatatatatgaaataagaCATTATTATAGAATATGTATCAAATTAAGAAATGAAATGTTGGTACGTTTCGGGGTGACGGTTGTatgaatttattttatagtaGGAAGAATATTATGAGCAGTGTGGCCAGCCACACCTTCCCGAAGATGGGGTTAAATGGTAGCCTTTACTTATAAAAAGAGGAAACATTTGCTACTTATTACCAACACATCCCGAACCGTCGTGGCTAGTAAAAATGTCAATCAGTGCATAGAGACCGTTATATATAGATGGCCATTTTGGAATGTAGACACTAGACAGAGGATTGATTGTGTATATGCTTTGTTGAGAGAAAACATTCATTCTGCTTCTGGATTTGTCCTAGTTAATTAATGTTACAATTAtaacgaaatatatatatatatatatatatgttaccttTGAACATGAAAATGGGGACCACAAGAACAACtgaacaagaaataaaataaaaattggtaaCTAGATTGATTCTTCCAAAAAGCTTTCTGTTTTGGTAGGTAAAATTAGTGGTTCATGAGCGTTCTCTCATAAAGGCAGATCTGTATCAGTATATTATCTCACACGTACGTTGGAATAGTCAAGTCTTGTCGATCTTATTTTTTAGTACTTTAGTGTGTGACCAACATGAGGATGTATtgtcctaccaaaaaaaaaagaaaaaaaaaagagaggatttGAACCAAAATGGCAAAATGCATTTAAGAGAGTAGTAACATGGAACATATGTaggaataaaaataaaatgattatttttttaaaaatactatatgtTTACCCCTCACATTTTTATAAGCTTATATCCCTTCCATAAACGTTTTATGCTGAAAACATTTTCCCACTATTGGAGTCAAAATTATTAAGGATTTATGTGCGGAATTTAAATATACATAACATATCATGTAATACCTTATACTAAggatcgtcaaaaaaaaaaaaaaaaaaaaaaaccNACATATTATTTCTGTTTGGCAACATTAATCCACTAACTAACTAAGAGCAAGTCCATCGGGAGGATTTAGTCGAggactcttctttttttttgggacaaaaaataaatcaaaactcatGAAAAACAGAAGAGTTGTCTCTTAGCTTTGAGACCGACTCTTATTGGATACGTGTAGAAATAtgattggttttatttttaatataaaaacaatgttttttcttttcttcccttctttctctttcttctccccaTCTGTTTCGCGACACCGTTCCTACTTCCTTCACTCGACAAATTCTCATATTTGCGAGTAAACAATCTCCGTTCTTTGCTCTTTCTGATTAAACAATCTTCAGTCGGGGGTGATGATTAAGCAATCAGAACAACACATCATATGGAACCGTTGATTCGTTGAGAGTCTTCTCCACCAAATCAAAGCGTTTCCTTCACTGCTTTTCAAGAATTTGATGAACCAATCTCCATCTGATGTTAATTTCTTGTTTCTATTTGTTTGAATTCTTGTTTTATACCGATttataaattagggttttggattttcgaaaattagggttcttcaatatctctttttatttgtgttCGTAGGCATGATTTTAATTAGGATTAACGAAATTAGCCATGAATGAAGATGAAAGCTGTGCAGAATTACTGATGGTTAGAACTTGTTTTACTCGCTTGGTATTTCTTGTTTGGTGAGAAAATGGCTAAAGCAACAAAGACCATGTCCCTGCGTGTTGTGACTAagatgtttgtgtgtttgttggttGGGTTTTTGTTGTGGCTTGTGCAGACACTGTTGGTCGTAGTTCTTGCTTCCTCGTTCCATATGAGCACTTACTTTGACAGGATTCAAGAGTCTTTGTTTACTCAGTACGTGATTGAGACGCTCTCTGGTCCTCCTTTGAT contains:
- the LOC104735739 gene encoding UDP-glycosyltransferase 78D2-like; the protein is MANPSEPARDSHVSVLAFPFGTHAAPLLSVTRRLASASPSTVFSFFSTAQSNSSLFSSSSDRPANIQVHDIPDGVPEGYVFAGKPQEAIELFVKSAPENFKREIAAAEKEAGKKVNCMLTDAFFWFAADMAAEMNASWVAFWTAGATSLTAHLYTDLIRETIGVKEVGGRMEETLGFISGMEKIRVKDIPEGVSFGNLDSVFSNLLHQMGRALPRATAVFINSFEELDPTFTEKLGSEFKRYLNIGPLALLSSTPQKEALVNDPHGCLAWMEKRPPGSVAYISFGTVMTPPPGEVAAIAEGLESSKVPFVWSLKSMVHLPKGFLDRTREQGIVVPWAQQAELLKLEATGVFVTHCGWNSVLESVSGGVPMICRPFFGDQRLNGRAVEVVWEIGMTITNGLFTKDGFEKCLDRVLVQDDGKKMKRNAKKLKEVAHEAVSSKGSSSRNFRRLLDAVVNI